The following are encoded together in the Planctobacterium marinum genome:
- the rnt gene encoding ribonuclease T, with product MQDDGHAINERFRGYFPVVVDIETAGFNAKTDALLEIAAVTLKMNYEGFLSIDKTIHFHVEPFEGANLEKSALDFNGIDPHCALRGAVSEEVALKEMFKEIRKHQKDADCQRCVMVAHNAAFDMSFLNAATERQNIKRSPFHPFVSFDTTSLSALIYGQTVLVKACEEAGIAFDQEEAHSALYDAEKTAQLFCKIVNRVKHLGGWPL from the coding sequence ATGCAGGATGATGGACACGCTATTAACGAGCGTTTTCGCGGTTACTTCCCCGTCGTTGTAGATATAGAAACAGCTGGCTTTAACGCCAAAACCGATGCATTACTGGAGATCGCGGCGGTTACATTGAAAATGAATTACGAAGGCTTTTTGTCTATCGATAAGACCATTCATTTCCATGTTGAACCTTTTGAGGGCGCTAATCTGGAAAAATCGGCCTTAGACTTCAACGGTATCGACCCACACTGTGCTTTGCGCGGCGCCGTATCAGAAGAAGTCGCACTGAAAGAAATGTTCAAAGAAATTCGTAAACACCAAAAAGACGCCGATTGTCAGCGATGCGTTATGGTGGCGCACAATGCGGCATTCGATATGAGTTTCTTAAATGCTGCTACAGAGCGACAAAACATCAAACGCAGTCCATTCCATCCATTTGTTTCGTTTGATACCACCAGCTTGTCGGCACTCATTTATGGTCAAACGGTATTGGTAAAAGCTTGTGAGGAAGCCGGTATTGCTTTTGATCAAGAAGAAGCGCACTCAGCGTTATATGATGCAGAAAAAACCGCACAGTTGTTCTGTAAAATCGTTAACCGGGTAAAACACTTAGGTGGCTGGCCACTATAA
- a CDS encoding peroxiredoxin, which yields MSVLVGRPAPDFTAAAVLGNGEIVDEFNLAEAIKGKAAVVFFYPLDFTFVCPSELIAFDHRYEEFQKRGVEVIGVSIDSQFTHNAWRNTAEKDGGIGQVKYTLVADVKHEICQAYDVEHPDAGVAFRGSFLIDKEGMVRHQVVNDLPLGRNIDEMLRMVDALNFHEEHGEVCPAGWSEGKKGMDASPAGVAAYLSENAEGL from the coding sequence ATGAGTGTACTAGTAGGTCGTCCGGCTCCTGATTTCACTGCTGCAGCAGTACTGGGTAATGGTGAAATTGTTGACGAATTCAACCTTGCTGAAGCTATCAAAGGCAAAGCAGCCGTTGTTTTCTTTTACCCTTTAGATTTTACCTTCGTATGTCCTTCTGAGTTGATCGCTTTCGATCACCGCTATGAAGAGTTCCAAAAGCGTGGTGTTGAAGTGATCGGTGTTTCTATCGACTCACAATTCACTCACAACGCATGGCGTAATACTGCCGAGAAAGACGGTGGTATCGGTCAAGTTAAATACACCTTGGTTGCAGACGTTAAGCACGAAATTTGTCAAGCATACGACGTTGAGCACCCAGATGCAGGTGTTGCATTCCGTGGTTCTTTCCTAATCGACAAAGAAGGCATGGTTCGTCACCAGGTAGTTAATGACTTGCCATTAGGCCGTAACATCGATGAGATGCTGCGCATGGTTGACGCTCTGAACTTCCACGAAGAGCACGGTGAAGTGTGCCCAGCTGGTTGGTCTGAAGGTAAAAAAGGTATGGACGCAAGCCCGGCTGGCGTTGCAGCTTACCTTTCTGAGAACGCTGAAGGCCTGTAA
- a CDS encoding (2Fe-2S)-binding protein: MYVCLCNAITDKDIKQAVTEQGAGNIRDLRNHMSIANQCGKCTQITQQIIDSTILDESLFKEVC; this comes from the coding sequence ATGTACGTTTGCCTTTGCAACGCAATTACCGATAAAGATATTAAACAAGCTGTCACTGAGCAAGGTGCCGGCAATATTCGCGATCTGCGCAATCACATGTCCATCGCAAATCAATGTGGTAAATGTACTCAAATCACTCAGCAAATCATTGATAGCACGATTCTGGACGAGTCCCTGTTCAAAGAGGTTTGCTGA
- a CDS encoding Grx4 family monothiol glutaredoxin, whose translation METLDKIKQQIAENPILLYMKGSPKLPSCGFSSQAAQIMMSCGEQFAYVDILQNPDIRAELPKYAEWPTFPQLWVEGELIGGSDILLEMYQQGELQPLIKEAAERANSGDSAES comes from the coding sequence ATGGAAACGCTAGATAAAATCAAACAGCAGATTGCAGAGAACCCGATTCTTCTTTACATGAAGGGCTCTCCTAAACTGCCTAGTTGCGGATTTTCTTCTCAGGCAGCACAAATTATGATGAGCTGTGGTGAGCAGTTTGCTTATGTAGATATTTTGCAAAACCCAGATATTCGCGCTGAACTGCCCAAGTATGCAGAATGGCCTACTTTCCCTCAGCTTTGGGTGGAAGGTGAGTTGATTGGTGGTAGTGACATCCTGCTGGAAATGTATCAGCAAGGTGAGTTGCAACCCTTGATTAAAGAGGCGGCTGAACGCGCAAATAGCGGTGACAGTGCAGAGAGCTAA
- a CDS encoding superoxide dismutase codes for MAFELPALPYEKNALEPHISAETLDFHYGKHHATYVTKLNGLVEGTDMADKSLEEIVKNSTGGVFNNAAQIWNHTFYWSSLSPNGGGEPSGALADAINAKWGSFDEFKAAFNDKAVNNFGSSWTWLVKTADGGLDIVNTSNAATPLTEEGVTPLMTVDLWEHAYYIDYRNLRPKYMEAFWALVNWDFAAENFA; via the coding sequence ATGGCGTTTGAATTACCCGCATTACCTTATGAAAAGAATGCACTAGAACCACACATCTCTGCAGAAACTCTGGACTTCCACTACGGTAAACACCATGCCACTTATGTGACTAAACTCAATGGCTTGGTTGAAGGTACTGACATGGCAGACAAGTCTCTGGAAGAGATTGTTAAAAATTCTACTGGCGGTGTATTCAACAACGCTGCACAGATCTGGAACCATACTTTTTATTGGAGTAGCTTAAGCCCGAATGGTGGCGGTGAGCCTTCAGGTGCATTGGCAGATGCCATCAACGCTAAGTGGGGTTCCTTCGATGAGTTCAAAGCAGCGTTTAACGACAAAGCGGTAAACAACTTCGGTTCTAGCTGGACATGGTTAGTTAAAACTGCTGATGGCGGTTTAGACATAGTTAACACCAGCAACGCAGCAACACCTCTGACTGAAGAGGGTGTTACACCATTGATGACAGTTGATTTGTGGGAACACGCCTACTACATCGATTACCGCAACCTACGTCCTAAGTACATGGAAGCCTTCTGGGCATTGGTTAACTGGGACTTTGCTGCGGAAAACTTCGCGTAA
- a CDS encoding alpha/beta hydrolase family protein, whose product MLKQLSSLFLIAVLTACSTTSTEPVQTSSQAQKVQSNAQLLLDSGYHTDAINQVGKAIPFESYAAWLQDVKTNSPARFIKGFEQTMDAEKTDRVLKNTESYWMNYQSDGLQISGVMAWPKNWQGGKLPVVIYNRGGNFKHNVSRMKLASMLLPIAEQGFLVLASNYRGSRYSEGKDEFGGADVNDVLRLIEVAKTIPNANPDKIALFGWSRGGMMTWQTLRQNKVDIDAIVIGAGVVDQEPELKRRPEMERLMQHMIPGFKENREAELHKRSAIKWMDELNKAVPVLLLHGDKDVRVDVAQAQLAAKRLEELNHPHELVIFPGDNHGLSRNKTEVQRRVIAYLEEHLR is encoded by the coding sequence ATGCTTAAACAACTAAGTAGTCTTTTTTTAATCGCTGTGTTAACGGCCTGTTCCACCACCTCTACTGAGCCTGTTCAAACCAGTTCCCAAGCACAAAAAGTGCAGAGCAATGCACAGCTGTTACTTGATAGTGGTTATCATACCGATGCCATTAATCAGGTCGGAAAGGCAATACCCTTTGAGAGTTATGCGGCTTGGTTACAAGACGTAAAAACAAACAGCCCTGCCAGGTTTATCAAAGGTTTTGAGCAAACTATGGATGCTGAAAAAACAGATAGAGTGCTCAAGAATACGGAAAGTTACTGGATGAATTATCAATCCGATGGATTGCAAATATCCGGTGTAATGGCCTGGCCAAAAAACTGGCAAGGCGGCAAGTTGCCAGTAGTAATTTACAATCGCGGCGGTAATTTTAAACACAATGTCTCCCGTATGAAACTTGCATCAATGTTATTGCCTATTGCTGAGCAAGGATTTTTGGTTTTAGCATCTAACTACCGTGGTTCAAGATACAGTGAAGGCAAAGATGAGTTCGGTGGCGCGGATGTTAACGATGTTCTGCGCTTAATTGAAGTCGCTAAAACTATCCCTAATGCCAACCCCGATAAGATCGCGCTTTTCGGTTGGAGCCGGGGAGGGATGATGACCTGGCAGACGCTGCGTCAAAATAAAGTAGACATAGATGCGATAGTTATTGGAGCTGGCGTTGTTGATCAAGAGCCTGAACTGAAGCGTCGTCCCGAAATGGAACGCTTGATGCAGCATATGATTCCGGGGTTTAAAGAGAATAGAGAAGCAGAGCTGCACAAACGTTCAGCTATCAAATGGATGGATGAGCTTAATAAAGCGGTACCAGTATTGTTATTGCACGGAGATAAAGACGTCAGGGTGGATGTTGCGCAAGCACAGCTTGCAGCTAAGCGTTTAGAAGAGTTAAATCATCCTCATGAACTGGTGATTTTTCCGGGCGATAATCATGGATTATCCAGAAATAAAACCGAAGTACAGCGACGAGTTATCGCGTATCTTGAAGAGCATCTGCGTTAA
- a CDS encoding PGPGW domain-containing protein, giving the protein MLSVLATLIILIGLILVPLPVPFGVFFIVAGLAMLLSVNPKAQQKLQQLRRENPRLNLWLHEVTKRAPRFLRVVLHKTRHRPNPPSRKLLLRNNSQS; this is encoded by the coding sequence ATGTTAAGTGTTTTGGCAACTCTTATCATTTTGATTGGACTGATACTGGTGCCTCTGCCTGTGCCTTTTGGGGTGTTTTTTATTGTTGCTGGCCTTGCTATGCTGCTTTCTGTGAACCCCAAAGCTCAGCAAAAATTGCAGCAATTACGCCGGGAAAACCCAAGGTTAAACCTCTGGCTGCATGAGGTAACAAAGCGCGCACCCCGCTTTTTGCGTGTGGTTTTGCACAAAACCCGTCATCGCCCCAATCCCCCCTCACGGAAATTACTGCTTCGGAATAATTCACAAAGCTGA
- a CDS encoding PrkA family serine protein kinase translates to MGIFEHYQQRYEAHKEEEFSIQEYLELCKQDKTVYANAAERLLEAIGEAELIDTSQNPALSRIFSNRVISRYPAFAEFYGMEDAIEQIVSYLRHAAQGLEEKKQILYLLGPVGGGKSSLAEKLKELMQKVPIYAIKGSPVNDSPLCLFDAGEDGELLQREYGIAQRYLKPIMSPWARKRLHEYNGDISRFKVVKVYPSILDQMGIAKTEPGDENNQDISSLVGKVDIRRLEDFAQNDPDAYSYSGSLCKANQGLMEFVEMFKAPIKVLHPLLTATQEGNYNPTEGFSALPFDGLILAHSNESEWQSFRNNKNNEAFLDRVYIVKVPYCLRVSEEIKIYEKLLQSSELTKAPCAPGTLETLAQFSVLSRLKEPENSNIFSKMRVYDGESLKDTDPKAKSYQEYRDYAGVDEGMEGLSTRFAFKILSRVFNFDHLEVAANPVHLFYVLERQIEREQFPTDQEERYKEFLKGYLIPKYVEFIGKEIQTAYLESYSEYGQNLFDRYVIYADFWIQDQEYRDPETGQLFDREALNAELEKIEKPAGISNPKDFRNEIVNFVLRAKANKSGKNPSWTSYEKLRTVIEKKMFSNTEDLLPVISFNTKSSAEDQKKHDDFVKRMEEKGYTQKQVRLLCEWYLRVRKSS, encoded by the coding sequence ATGGGAATTTTCGAACATTATCAACAACGTTACGAAGCTCATAAAGAAGAAGAATTCAGCATTCAAGAATATCTTGAGCTTTGCAAACAAGACAAAACGGTTTACGCCAACGCCGCTGAACGGTTACTTGAGGCCATCGGCGAGGCGGAACTCATCGATACGTCACAAAATCCGGCACTCAGCCGTATATTTTCCAACAGGGTGATATCCCGCTATCCGGCATTCGCAGAGTTTTACGGCATGGAAGACGCCATCGAGCAGATTGTTTCCTACCTGCGTCATGCGGCTCAGGGCCTGGAAGAGAAAAAACAAATTCTGTATTTACTGGGCCCGGTGGGTGGTGGCAAATCCTCTTTGGCTGAAAAGCTCAAAGAGCTAATGCAAAAAGTGCCGATTTACGCCATTAAAGGCAGCCCGGTGAATGATAGTCCGCTGTGCTTGTTTGATGCGGGGGAAGATGGCGAGCTGCTGCAACGGGAATACGGCATTGCACAGCGATATTTAAAGCCCATTATGTCGCCTTGGGCGCGCAAACGCCTGCACGAATACAATGGTGATATCAGTAGGTTCAAAGTGGTTAAGGTGTATCCATCAATCCTTGACCAAATGGGCATTGCTAAAACCGAACCCGGTGATGAAAACAACCAAGATATTTCCTCTTTGGTGGGTAAGGTGGATATTCGCCGCCTTGAAGATTTTGCGCAAAACGATCCGGATGCGTACAGTTATTCGGGCTCCTTGTGTAAAGCCAACCAGGGTTTGATGGAATTTGTAGAGATGTTTAAAGCCCCCATCAAGGTTTTACATCCGCTGCTAACCGCAACCCAAGAAGGCAACTACAACCCGACCGAGGGCTTTTCTGCCCTGCCCTTTGACGGCTTAATTCTAGCTCACTCTAACGAATCAGAATGGCAAAGCTTTCGCAACAACAAAAACAACGAGGCATTTTTAGACCGGGTGTACATCGTAAAAGTGCCTTATTGTTTACGGGTATCAGAAGAAATCAAGATTTATGAAAAACTGTTGCAAAGTAGTGAGCTTACCAAAGCGCCTTGTGCCCCAGGCACATTGGAAACGCTGGCGCAGTTTAGTGTGTTATCCCGCTTGAAAGAGCCGGAGAACTCCAATATTTTCTCCAAGATGCGGGTCTACGATGGCGAGAGCCTGAAGGACACCGACCCGAAAGCCAAGTCCTATCAAGAATACCGAGACTATGCTGGTGTCGACGAAGGCATGGAAGGCTTATCCACTCGTTTTGCGTTTAAGATTTTGTCGCGAGTGTTTAACTTTGATCACCTGGAAGTGGCCGCCAATCCAGTGCATCTGTTTTACGTTCTGGAGCGCCAGATAGAGCGGGAGCAATTCCCCACCGATCAAGAAGAGCGTTATAAAGAGTTTTTAAAAGGCTACCTCATTCCCAAATACGTGGAATTTATCGGCAAAGAAATCCAAACCGCTTATCTGGAGTCCTATTCAGAGTATGGGCAAAACCTGTTTGACCGCTATGTAATTTATGCTGATTTTTGGATACAGGATCAGGAATACCGCGATCCGGAAACCGGGCAGCTGTTCGACCGCGAAGCACTCAATGCTGAACTGGAAAAAATTGAAAAGCCCGCAGGTATTAGCAACCCGAAAGATTTTCGCAACGAAATTGTCAATTTTGTACTGCGGGCCAAAGCCAATAAAAGTGGTAAAAACCCGTCCTGGACCAGTTATGAAAAACTGCGCACCGTGATTGAGAAAAAGATGTTCTCCAATACGGAAGACCTGCTGCCGGTGATCTCTTTCAATACCAAGAGTTCGGCAGAGGATCAGAAAAAGCACGACGATTTCGTGAAACGGATGGAAGAAAAAGGCTATACGCAGAAACAAGTGCGTCTGTTATGTGAGTGGTATCTGAGAGTCAGAAAATCATCATAA
- a CDS encoding YeaH/YhbH family protein has protein sequence MAHFIDRRLNSKGKSTVNRQRFIRRYKQQIKEAVSDSISKRSVTDVDSGEEVSIPTRDIKEPVFHTTKGGKREQVHPGNDQFSTGDRIKRPPGGGGQGGAGEGDASDQGEGQDDFVFEISKDEYLDLLFEELELPNLKKNQLDKLVQYETYRAGYQTDGVPANLDIVRSLKGSVARRIALTSGKKKKLKELEAELAQLKADKFDHQLRILELEKEITELKKAIAKVPFIDTFDLRFRNYEKRPKPTSKAVMFCLMDVSGSMDQATKDMAKRFYILLYLFLTRTYKNVEVVYIRHHTQAKEVDEQEFFYSQETGGTIVSSALRLMDEIIRDRYDANEWNIYAAQASDGDNWADDSPLCSDIMMQRLLPVVRYYAYIEITERQHQSLWREYQKIAEIQEHFAIKHIQTVEDIYPVFRELFRKNVAKQQGVA, from the coding sequence ATGGCGCATTTTATCGACCGACGTCTGAACAGCAAAGGTAAAAGCACTGTCAATCGACAGCGCTTTATCCGGCGCTACAAACAGCAAATCAAAGAAGCGGTGTCTGACTCCATCAGCAAGCGTAGCGTCACGGATGTGGATTCTGGCGAAGAAGTCAGTATTCCAACACGGGACATCAAAGAGCCGGTATTTCACACCACCAAAGGCGGCAAACGAGAGCAAGTGCATCCCGGTAACGACCAGTTCAGTACGGGCGATAGAATCAAGCGCCCACCTGGCGGCGGTGGCCAAGGTGGTGCCGGTGAAGGCGATGCCAGCGACCAGGGTGAAGGGCAAGACGATTTTGTCTTTGAGATCTCCAAAGACGAGTATCTGGATTTATTGTTCGAGGAATTAGAGTTACCCAACCTGAAAAAGAATCAGCTGGATAAGCTGGTGCAATACGAAACTTACCGTGCCGGTTATCAAACCGATGGGGTGCCTGCAAACTTGGATATCGTGCGCAGTTTAAAAGGCTCGGTGGCCAGGCGCATTGCCCTCACCTCAGGCAAAAAGAAAAAGCTGAAGGAACTGGAGGCCGAACTTGCGCAATTGAAAGCTGACAAGTTCGACCATCAATTGCGCATACTTGAGCTGGAAAAAGAAATCACAGAGCTTAAAAAAGCCATAGCTAAAGTGCCTTTTATCGACACCTTTGATTTGCGGTTCCGCAATTACGAGAAGCGCCCCAAACCTACCAGCAAAGCGGTCATGTTTTGTTTAATGGATGTGTCGGGCTCTATGGATCAGGCCACCAAAGACATGGCGAAACGCTTTTATATATTGCTGTACCTGTTTTTAACCCGCACCTACAAAAATGTAGAAGTGGTGTATATCCGCCATCATACCCAGGCCAAAGAAGTAGATGAGCAAGAGTTTTTCTATTCTCAGGAAACCGGCGGTACAATCGTATCCAGCGCCCTGCGCCTGATGGATGAAATTATTCGCGACCGTTACGACGCCAATGAGTGGAATATCTATGCTGCACAAGCATCGGATGGTGATAACTGGGCGGACGATTCCCCTCTTTGTTCGGATATTATGATGCAGCGCCTGTTACCCGTAGTGCGCTATTACGCCTATATCGAAATTACCGAACGACAACACCAAAGCCTGTGGCGAGAATATCAAAAAATCGCAGAAATTCAGGAACATTTCGCCATTAAACACATTCAAACCGTAGAAGACATTTACCCGGTGTTTAGAGAGCTTTTCCGTAAGAACGTGGCTAAACAACAAGGAGTCGCTTAG
- a CDS encoding SpoVR family protein, whose protein sequence is MAVPPPKRKKGVKPLSDGPDWSFELLEQYEDEIDRVAKHYGLDTYPNQIEIITAEQMMDAYASVGMPINYSHWSYGKKFISTEQHYRRGQMGLAYEIVINSDPCISYLMEENTITMQALVMAHACYGHNSFFKNNYLFKTWTDASSIIDYLVFAKNYVAKCERRYGITEVENILDSCHALMNYGVDRYKRPQKISIQEEKERQKERAEYLQSQVNELWRTLPKSEQDKLPQERRFPEEPQENILYFIEKSAPLLEPWQRELVRIVRKISQYFYPQKQTQVMNEGWACFWHYHILNHLYDEGKVTDRFMMEFLTSHTSVVMQPEYNSPYYNGINPYALGFNMFMDIKRICTDPTEEDKEWFPEFAGGDWLETVHFAMKNFKDESFISQYLSPTMMREFKLFAIEDDERESFLTVSAIHNESGYRAIREKLSAQYNLSNLEPNIQVYNADVRGDRSLTLRYIPQNGIPLAKSSKEVMKHLHRLWGFPVILEVDEDDMLPYVLERCPTD, encoded by the coding sequence GTGGCAGTACCTCCTCCAAAACGAAAAAAAGGGGTGAAGCCCCTTTCCGATGGCCCCGACTGGAGTTTTGAATTACTCGAGCAGTACGAAGATGAGATTGACCGTGTAGCAAAACACTATGGCCTCGACACCTACCCCAATCAGATAGAAATCATCACCGCGGAACAAATGATGGATGCCTACGCCAGCGTAGGTATGCCCATCAACTACAGCCATTGGTCCTATGGCAAAAAGTTTATCTCTACTGAGCAACATTATCGCCGTGGCCAGATGGGCTTGGCTTACGAGATTGTGATCAACTCTGACCCTTGCATCTCCTATTTAATGGAGGAGAACACCATTACCATGCAAGCGCTGGTGATGGCTCACGCTTGTTATGGACACAATTCGTTTTTTAAAAACAATTACCTGTTTAAAACCTGGACGGACGCCAGCTCGATTATCGACTACCTGGTGTTTGCCAAAAACTATGTGGCAAAATGTGAGCGTCGTTATGGCATCACCGAGGTGGAGAATATCCTGGACTCCTGCCACGCCCTGATGAACTATGGTGTGGACCGCTACAAACGACCGCAAAAAATCTCCATTCAAGAGGAAAAAGAACGTCAAAAAGAACGCGCCGAATACCTTCAATCGCAGGTAAATGAACTGTGGCGCACGCTGCCCAAAAGCGAGCAAGACAAGCTGCCTCAAGAGCGCCGATTTCCGGAGGAGCCACAAGAGAACATTCTGTATTTTATTGAAAAGAGCGCACCGTTACTGGAGCCCTGGCAGCGGGAGCTGGTGCGCATCGTACGCAAGATATCTCAGTATTTTTATCCGCAAAAACAAACTCAGGTGATGAACGAAGGCTGGGCTTGTTTCTGGCACTACCACATCCTTAACCATCTCTACGACGAAGGTAAAGTCACCGACCGCTTTATGATGGAGTTTCTCACCAGTCACACCAGTGTTGTCATGCAACCAGAATACAACAGCCCCTATTACAACGGCATTAATCCTTATGCGCTGGGGTTTAATATGTTTATGGATATCAAACGCATTTGTACCGACCCCACCGAAGAAGACAAAGAATGGTTCCCGGAATTTGCCGGCGGCGACTGGCTGGAAACCGTGCACTTCGCCATGAAGAACTTCAAAGACGAGAGCTTTATCAGTCAGTATTTGTCACCCACGATGATGCGTGAATTTAAACTGTTCGCCATTGAGGACGACGAACGAGAAAGCTTTCTGACGGTGTCGGCTATTCACAATGAATCCGGCTATCGCGCCATTCGCGAAAAACTCTCAGCACAATATAACCTGAGCAACCTCGAGCCCAATATACAGGTGTACAATGCCGATGTACGTGGCGATCGCTCATTAACCCTCAGGTATATTCCACAAAACGGTATACCGCTGGCCAAATCCAGCAAAGAAGTAATGAAGCATCTGCACCGTTTATGGGGCTTCCCGGTAATTCTGGAAGTAGACGAAGATGACATGCTGCCCTATGTGCTGGAGCGTTGCCCTACTGATTAA
- a CDS encoding integron integrase: protein MKSLFLSVVKDSLLLRRYSMRTVQAYLYWIADYIRFNNMQHPAKLGDVEVVKYLEHLVLQKHVAAATQKSALNALVYMYKHVIDAPLNTELNFKRSLQSAKLPVVLTKDEIKQLLRAASANYLLHLSLLYGSGLRLQELLRLRVNDIDFDYRCIRIWNGKGGKHRVATLDAGLFPQLRAQVDICQTRLQQDLLDERFTGVWLPNRLEQKYGSLNKSLGWQFLFGAAHLSIDPQSGKYRRHHINAKQVQRAVKQARENASLIKHVTPHTLRHSFATHLLQSGADIRTVQAQLGHSDVRTTQIYTHVLQQGGNGVVSPLSHLDI, encoded by the coding sequence ATGAAATCCTTATTCTTGTCTGTAGTTAAAGACAGTTTGCTGTTGCGGCGGTACTCCATGAGAACTGTGCAGGCTTATTTGTATTGGATTGCTGACTATATTCGGTTCAATAATATGCAGCATCCCGCAAAATTGGGAGATGTTGAGGTAGTTAAGTACCTTGAACATCTGGTATTGCAAAAACACGTTGCTGCTGCCACACAAAAGTCTGCCTTGAATGCGCTTGTTTATATGTACAAGCATGTTATCGATGCGCCGTTAAACACTGAGTTAAACTTTAAACGCAGTTTACAGTCTGCCAAATTACCCGTGGTGCTTACCAAAGATGAGATTAAACAGTTATTGCGGGCGGCCTCTGCGAATTATTTGCTGCATTTATCTTTGTTGTATGGCAGTGGCTTGCGCTTACAGGAGCTGCTTCGGTTGAGAGTGAATGATATTGACTTTGATTATCGATGTATTCGTATTTGGAACGGAAAAGGCGGGAAACATCGAGTAGCCACTTTGGATGCAGGGCTTTTTCCACAACTTCGGGCGCAAGTGGATATTTGTCAAACACGGCTTCAACAAGATTTGTTGGATGAACGCTTTACAGGGGTGTGGCTGCCTAACCGTTTAGAGCAGAAATATGGTTCACTCAATAAATCATTAGGCTGGCAATTTTTATTTGGCGCTGCGCATCTGAGTATTGATCCTCAATCGGGTAAGTATCGGAGGCATCATATAAATGCCAAGCAAGTCCAGCGTGCTGTTAAACAAGCAAGAGAAAACGCATCTCTGATTAAACATGTTACGCCTCACACTCTGCGCCACTCCTTCGCTACTCATCTCTTACAATCTGGCGCAGATATCAGAACTGTTCAGGCGCAGTTGGGTCACAGTGACGTTAGAACAACACAAATCTATACCCACGTTTTGCAGCAAGGTGGTAACGGCGTCGTCAGCCCCTTAAGTCATTTAGATATTTGA
- a CDS encoding IS3 family transposase (programmed frameshift), which produces MRRQRRSFSPEFKHDAASLVLDQSYSLAEAGRAVDVHENTLRKWVQQLESERSGNTPKSKALTPDQQRIQELEARVNRLEREKAIFKKGYRTLNVRRPEIHALIDRLRVHESTELVCSAIGVGVSSYYERRNRQRLNSTKRRILRARVKRLFDKSRQSAGTRTIVDMLRDEGIVIGRFKVGRLMKEQGLMSKQPGKHAYKNVQVERSDIPNLLDRQFNVARPNQVWCGDITYIWTGSAWHYAAVVIDLHTRRVIGWSMSHRPDAELAARALDMAYELRGKPHGVMFHSDQGSQYGARKFRQRLWRYKMSQSMSRRGNCWDNSPMERVFRSLKSEWMPSTGYHSPNEAKRDVGYYLMNYYNWERPHQFNDGLPPAKAEELAKKVSGFY; this is translated from the exons ATGAGAAGACAACGACGGTCATTCAGTCCGGAATTTAAACATGATGCAGCCAGCCTGGTTCTCGATCAGAGTTACAGCTTGGCTGAGGCGGGACGCGCAGTGGATGTTCATGAAAACACCCTGCGTAAATGGGTTCAGCAGCTTGAATCTGAGCGCAGTGGTAATACGCCGAAGTCAAAAGCCCTGACGCCAGATCAGCAACGTATTCAGGAACTTGAAGCACGCGTGAATAGGCTGGAGCGAGAAAAAGCCATAT TTAAAAAAGGCTACCGCACTCTTAATGTCCGACGACCTGAAATCCACGCGCTGATAGACCGGTTGAGGGTGCATGAATCAACAGAATTGGTCTGTTCAGCGATTGGGGTTGGCGTCAGTAGTTATTACGAACGGCGAAATCGCCAACGTCTGAATAGTACTAAGCGGCGTATTTTGCGTGCCAGAGTAAAACGACTGTTCGATAAGAGCCGCCAATCGGCTGGCACACGAACGATTGTTGATATGCTTCGTGATGAAGGCATCGTTATCGGCAGATTCAAAGTCGGTCGGCTGATGAAAGAGCAAGGGCTGATGAGCAAACAGCCGGGTAAGCATGCCTATAAAAATGTGCAGGTTGAACGCTCGGACATTCCAAACTTACTGGACAGGCAATTCAATGTGGCACGGCCCAATCAGGTCTGGTGCGGTGATATCACCTACATCTGGACTGGCTCAGCCTGGCATTATGCTGCTGTCGTGATTGACCTTCATACACGCAGAGTAATCGGCTGGAGCATGTCACATCGACCGGATGCGGAACTTGCCGCGAGAGCTTTAGATATGGCTTACGAACTAAGAGGTAAGCCACACGGCGTGATGTTCCACAGCGACCAAGGCTCTCAGTACGGCGCAAGGAAATTCAGGCAAAGGCTGTGGCGATACAAGATGAGCCAGAGCATGAGTCGTCGAGGGAACTGCTGGGACAATAGCCCTATGGAGCGCGTGTTCAGAAGTCTGAAATCCGAATGGATGCCATCAACCGGCTACCATTCGCCAAATGAAGCAAAACGAGATGTGGGTTATTACCTGATGAATTATTACAACTGGGAAAGACCGCATCAATTTAACGATGGGCTACCACCGGCAAAAGCGGAAGAATTAGCTAAAAAGGTGTCCGGGTTTTATTGA